The following is a genomic window from Pecten maximus unplaced genomic scaffold, xPecMax1.1, whole genome shotgun sequence.
AGATCAAaataaagggaagtaacccCTGATAAATCTCTCTCCAAAAGCCAACCACTACTGAGGTATGCTACAGCTCAGCCTGTCCACACTGGGTTGTGTACCTAGCCCGGGCCCCTGATACACGGTTGACCTCAGGTAGCTATAGGCGTTCAAGCATATGACATTGCTAATCTGAGGGTTTTCTGGGGCCATTAATGGCCCCCCttcccaattggaattatttcattttaaagccaaattcccaaaatttgcggtttactttcccaattcaccaattttcttcccaaaatgaaacaaataggactcttcccaaaccagtgagaaaaagctcTGGCATGAGAATGATTTCAGGAATACAGCCTCAGCAGGCCTAGGGGTCACCAATGTCCATAAAATACTTGTTACAATGAAATTAAACTCATGTTTTAGTTTTACtgcaatgtatacatgtaaatctaaAAATGCTAATATAAGAGAATGATAATGTATCTATACCATCTATATAAATCCCTGTCATAAGGTACGCTAGCTGTACCATGTAAAATCTATTATCACATGCCTAGAAATACCAGTAATTAGATTACACAGAATACTACACACAGAATACTACAAGTTTTTAATTTGGTACTGGTTTCAGGAGAGTCAGTATGGAGGGTGACAAGAGTATAGAGGGAGATAAGATTGAGCGATTGCGGGAGCGGATTCTCCAATGTCCAATCTGCATTGACGAGTTTCAGGACCCACGGATCCTGCCCTGTCACCACTCTGTGTGTCTCAACTGTTTGTTGGACTATGTCCGACATTCCTCCTCCTCTGGTCGACTTTTCAGGTGTCCACAATGCAGGTAATAATTATGGCCTTTATAGGTCTTCTGGTCATCACAATTGTAGATATGGTCCATACCAAGTAATCGATAGAATTTGTGTCGTGTATTGCATTTAGTGCTATTTGGTCATTGTTTAACAGTGACCATGTGTGCACAGATAATAgctgttttgttaatattttgaaacagttcaatgcttttacaaattatttaataaatagTCCTCGTCTCCAGTAGATTTCAGTCATCTTTGTTCCTGATGTTAATCACGCTATACATTCATTCAAAGTATAGACAAGATCAATCCACTTTCCTTATAATTCCAATAGATAATCAAGCCACCTCATGTCCAGTAGATAAACCAGCCAATTTGTgtccagtagataatccagccacctcaTGTCCAGTAAATAATCCAGCCACCTCATGTCCAGTAAATAATCAAGCCTGACTTCATGTCCAGTAAATAATCCAACCACCTCTTGTCCAGTAGATTATAATCCAGCCAATTTGTgtccagtagataatccagccacttCATGTCCAGTAAATAATCCAACCACCTCATGTCCAGTAGATTATAATCTAGCCAATTTGTgtccagtagataatccagccacctcaTGTCCAGTAAATTATCCAGCCACTTCATGTTCAGTTAATAATCAATCCACCTCATATTTAGTAAATTAAACCTTAATGTCCAGTGATCTTCATTctcatttataatttaaattGAGTCATCTTTTTGTGTTTGGGTTGTGAAACAGTTtgattaatgaaataattttatatgGAACAATTTTGACTTGTCCACACACATGGCTGAGGTAAGTGGAAGCTAGATTAACTAGACTGAACGGTTTAGTTGGTATCATATGATTTTTTATCTATAGTGTATGTAATGAAAAattcaatgtttttattttatccTGTGTTACAGGAGTGACGTCTGTGTACCTAGAGGAGGGGTTAAAGACTTCCCACCCAATTTCTACATCAACTGTATCCAGGATGAGATCGGAGCACGGCCGTATTTCggtgtgtgtgatgtatgtcGTCGAGACTGGCTAGTTTCACAGTACCGCTGCATCAACTGTGACCTtgatatatgtaaattttgtatcCACGACCACCGTCTGTTCAGTCATGCAATACAGGAGGAGGCAAACATCATGAAGATCGAGACGGGTAACATTGGTACGGTACCAGTATATTGACCTTTttattatgttatgttatattatcaAGTACGGAATATACACCTTAAGGGCTATTCCCGAAAAATTTATATGTTATGGGAGGACTCCAGATAAAGAAATTCTACGCACGGTAGGTGCTGGAGACAATGTGGCTTGTTAAAATGTACtacatattttgaattaaattgcTTGCTTTAGTGGTCTTTCTtgacaaacctggagtcctcCCTTTTAGATATTAACTGAAAGATATAGTGAATACCAATTGTAAGCAAGACGATTCCAGCTTGTCTACCACATGACAATCTGCAGGTTGATCCATAATACTTATTTTGTACATACTGGTTCACAATACTTCTATATCAGATAGAAATCTTTGTCAAAGTCATATTTATTGTAGCTTTAATTgagcaaaatatatttttgtccTGGAATATTTTTTCAAGATGATGAAAA
Proteins encoded in this region:
- the LOC117319036 gene encoding E3 ubiquitin-protein ligase TRIM56-like, which codes for MEGDKSIEGDKIERLRERILQCPICIDEFQDPRILPCHHSVCLNCLLDYVRHSSSSGRLFRCPQCRSDVCVPRGGVKDFPPNFYINCIQDEIGARPYFGVCDVCRRDWLVSQYRCINCDLDICKFCIHDHRLFSHAIQEEANIMKIETGNIGT